A genomic stretch from Lysobacter soyae includes:
- a CDS encoding LTA synthase family protein, protein MSDLKTSGFYHFRPLVWLCACFLLVSFLTRAVLLWATGSGVGTSVGAWAYVFGVGLFYDLIAMVYFAWPLVLLLWLMPRRWMGKRWARALVGTLCFLLLAALLFVAVSEWTFWEEFQARFNFIAVDYLVYTTEVIGNIRQSYPVGKILLALAVVAAAVFHFTRKLRAISADGPGFLGRTAVVAAWLVVSVLATWLVNGDMKDRNGNAYVNELAGNGIYQFFSAYRNASLDYGRYYRTVPIADAWQQVRRQVATSDATFLSPTGIERHISNAKPEKRLNVVLISVESLSADFSGAYGRKASLTPFLDSLTPDSLMFSNLWASGTRTVRGLEALSLSVPPTPGESIVKRDHNEGLFSLGQVFRSKGYDAQFLYGGYGAFDNMNYFFANNGYDVHDRTEIPNDQIHHENIWGVADEDLYTLALKRFDADAKAGRPFFAHLMTTSNHRPYTFPAGRGPWPQGKRESAVSYTDWAIGDFIGRARSKPWFANTVFVITADHCASSAGKAALPVFRYHIPMWIYAPGNVAPGRFDRMVSQIDIPPTILGLLGMDYDSRFYGVDVFQPPVGTARAFVGTYQLLGYLQPGRLVQLAPHRKVENLRPSFGGDQSQPAIAEDPKTTLQAISYYQTAAAAFADGSMRWKGADAQVGKTFRNAKVLK, encoded by the coding sequence ATGTCCGATCTCAAAACTTCCGGCTTTTACCACTTCCGGCCCTTGGTCTGGCTTTGTGCTTGCTTCTTGCTCGTCTCGTTCCTGACACGCGCGGTCTTGCTGTGGGCGACGGGTTCGGGTGTCGGCACCTCGGTCGGCGCCTGGGCGTACGTGTTCGGCGTGGGACTTTTTTACGACTTGATCGCCATGGTGTACTTCGCATGGCCACTGGTCTTGCTGTTGTGGTTGATGCCGCGTCGTTGGATGGGCAAACGCTGGGCGCGCGCACTGGTCGGCACCCTGTGTTTTCTCTTGCTCGCCGCCTTGTTGTTTGTTGCCGTTTCCGAATGGACGTTTTGGGAAGAGTTCCAAGCGCGATTCAACTTCATCGCGGTGGACTATTTGGTCTACACGACCGAGGTCATCGGCAACATCCGGCAGTCTTACCCGGTGGGCAAGATCTTGCTCGCACTGGCCGTCGTCGCTGCGGCGGTTTTCCACTTCACCCGCAAACTTCGCGCCATCAGCGCAGACGGTCCGGGATTCTTGGGTCGCACCGCCGTCGTAGCGGCGTGGTTGGTCGTGAGCGTGTTGGCCACTTGGTTGGTCAACGGCGATATGAAGGATCGCAACGGCAATGCCTATGTCAATGAATTGGCCGGCAATGGCATCTATCAATTCTTCTCGGCCTATCGCAATGCCTCCTTGGACTACGGCCGTTACTACCGCACCGTGCCGATCGCCGACGCCTGGCAACAAGTCAGACGGCAAGTCGCGACGTCGGACGCGACCTTTCTTTCGCCCACCGGGATCGAACGGCACATCAGCAATGCCAAGCCGGAAAAGCGACTGAACGTGGTGCTGATCAGCGTTGAAAGTCTGTCGGCGGATTTCTCCGGTGCCTACGGACGAAAAGCCTCGCTCACCCCGTTTTTGGATTCGCTGACCCCGGATAGTTTGATGTTCTCGAATCTTTGGGCATCAGGAACGCGCACGGTGCGCGGGCTTGAAGCCTTGTCGTTGTCGGTGCCACCGACGCCCGGGGAGTCCATCGTCAAACGTGATCACAACGAAGGACTCTTCAGCCTCGGTCAAGTGTTCCGTTCGAAAGGCTACGACGCGCAGTTCTTGTACGGCGGCTACGGCGCTTTCGACAACATGAACTATTTTTTTGCCAACAACGGTTATGACGTGCACGATCGTACGGAAATTCCGAACGACCAGATTCATCACGAAAACATCTGGGGCGTTGCCGACGAAGATCTGTATACCTTGGCTCTGAAGCGCTTCGATGCGGATGCCAAAGCCGGTCGTCCGTTCTTTGCCCATCTGATGACGACCTCCAATCACCGGCCGTATACCTTTCCGGCAGGGCGCGGACCGTGGCCGCAAGGCAAGCGTGAGAGCGCGGTGTCATACACCGATTGGGCGATCGGGGATTTCATCGGCCGTGCGCGCAGCAAGCCCTGGTTTGCCAACACCGTCTTTGTGATTACGGCAGATCACTGCGCATCGAGTGCAGGGAAAGCGGCACTGCCGGTGTTCCGCTACCACATCCCGATGTGGATCTATGCCCCCGGCAATGTCGCACCGGGACGGTTCGACCGCATGGTGAGCCAAATCGACATCCCGCCGACGATTCTCGGTTTGCTCGGGATGGACTATGACAGCCGCTTTTATGGCGTGGATGTCTTCCAGCCACCGGTGGGAACCGCGCGTGCGTTTGTCGGCACCTATCAGTTGTTGGGATACTTGCAGCCCGGCCGTTTGGTGCAACTTGCGCCGCATCGCAAAGTGGAGAACTTGCGTCCCTCTTTCGGAGGTGACCAATCGCAACCGGCGATCGCGGAAGATCCCAAAACCACGCTGCAGGCCATCAGCTACTACCAGACCGCAGCGGCGGCTTTTGCCGACGGATCGATGCGTTGGAAAGGTGCCGATGCGCAAGTCGGCAAGACTTTCCGCAATGCGAAGGTGTTGAAGTGA
- a CDS encoding response regulator transcription factor — MSQPVFQTAAIRVLIIEDQHDIAANIWDFLENRGYQVDHCADGSTGLARALDTTFDVIVLDIGLPRMDGLELCRRLREAGKGVPVIMLTARDTLNDKLLGYGEGADDYLVKPFEMRELEARIRAVLRGKTHTALVNGGLSYDPKTMVASRDGQRIALTRLQGAILGILLIESPRIVTYAQILDAAWQAGDGDLPALQTQIYELRLLIDKPFETPLIHTVRGIGYRLEHIA; from the coding sequence ATGTCCCAACCGGTCTTCCAAACTGCCGCCATCCGTGTGCTGATCATCGAAGATCAGCACGACATCGCCGCCAACATTTGGGACTTTTTGGAAAACCGGGGCTATCAGGTCGATCACTGTGCGGATGGGAGCACGGGGCTTGCCCGCGCGCTGGACACCACCTTCGACGTCATTGTGTTGGATATCGGCCTGCCGCGCATGGACGGTCTCGAACTGTGCCGCCGTTTGCGCGAGGCTGGCAAAGGTGTGCCGGTGATCATGTTGACCGCACGCGACACGTTGAATGACAAGTTGCTCGGCTACGGCGAAGGCGCGGACGACTACCTGGTGAAGCCCTTCGAAATGCGCGAACTCGAGGCACGCATCCGTGCGGTGTTGCGTGGTAAAACGCACACCGCGCTCGTCAACGGCGGGCTGTCATACGACCCCAAGACCATGGTCGCGAGCCGCGACGGTCAACGCATTGCGCTGACGCGGCTTCAAGGTGCGATATTGGGCATTCTGTTGATCGAATCACCACGCATCGTGACTTACGCGCAAATACTCGACGCCGCTTGGCAGGCAGGCGATGGCGACCTGCCCGCCTTGCAAACGCAAATCTACGAGTTGCGTTTGCTGATCGACAAACCTTTTGAAACACCGCTGATCCATACGGTCCGCGGTATCGGCTATCGCTTGGAGCACATTGCATGA
- a CDS encoding sensor histidine kinase: MMSTLPLRRRVALAFMALGFILSTLFAAAAIFITEDYEHVIASEILHGQADDYALRTANHLPATLPQTQRLSGYRMDDPALPRQRATLKPGVHEDPDNDGVHIGVFDTAVGRLMFEIDLSDIERLEQHLNMFLAALIILGTAVATWLGWLLAGSALKPLRTLAAHVDALAVTPAPSHLADNTANDEVGQLARAIDGYQARMVEADAREQTFFADASHELRSPLSVIQGVVDVMRDTPSATPAAQARVQRLERGVRDMRHLLEAMLSSARRATPVTEAIPAEAFLRSAGEEALAGKEDIRLQVNASGDLMAAAQEARLLILGLAQKLVQAHVSGQLTLTLAPDQLDMAFDDGSGAPLEAAQSARADTGTGSALMDRLAVRQGWQVAFSDATHIRVQLK, translated from the coding sequence ATGATGTCGACATTGCCTCTGCGCCGGCGGGTCGCCCTCGCCTTCATGGCACTGGGTTTCATCTTGAGCACGCTCTTCGCGGCGGCCGCCATTTTCATCACCGAAGATTACGAGCACGTCATCGCCAGCGAAATCCTGCACGGGCAAGCCGATGATTACGCGCTGCGCACCGCCAATCATTTGCCGGCAACGCTGCCGCAAACGCAACGGCTGAGCGGCTATCGAATGGATGATCCGGCCCTGCCGCGGCAACGCGCCACACTGAAGCCCGGCGTGCACGAGGATCCGGACAATGATGGCGTGCACATTGGTGTCTTCGACACCGCCGTCGGTCGTTTGATGTTTGAAATCGATCTCAGTGACATCGAGCGGCTCGAACAGCATCTGAATATGTTCTTGGCGGCTCTCATCATTCTTGGTACCGCCGTAGCCACCTGGCTCGGTTGGCTGCTCGCCGGCAGCGCGTTGAAACCGCTGCGAACGTTGGCCGCGCATGTGGATGCCCTGGCGGTCACGCCTGCACCCTCTCATCTTGCCGACAACACCGCGAACGATGAAGTCGGTCAATTGGCGCGCGCCATCGACGGCTATCAAGCACGAATGGTGGAAGCCGATGCGCGCGAACAGACCTTCTTTGCCGACGCGAGCCATGAACTTCGCTCTCCGCTATCGGTCATTCAAGGTGTCGTCGATGTCATGCGCGACACTCCGTCGGCTACTCCGGCAGCCCAAGCACGCGTGCAACGGCTTGAACGCGGTGTGCGCGACATGCGCCATTTGTTGGAAGCAATGTTGTCTTCGGCCAGGCGCGCAACGCCGGTGACCGAAGCGATTCCTGCCGAAGCCTTTCTGCGCAGTGCCGGCGAAGAAGCCTTGGCGGGCAAAGAAGACATCCGCCTTCAGGTCAACGCGTCCGGTGATCTGATGGCCGCCGCACAAGAGGCGCGGCTGCTCATTCTCGGGCTGGCACAAAAGTTGGTGCAAGCGCACGTGTCCGGGCAATTGACGCTGACACTGGCGCCCGACCAACTGGATATGGCATTCGATGATGGCTCAGGCGCGCCTTTGGAAGCAGCGCAGTCTGCGCGCGCCGATACCGGTACCGGTTCCGCGTTGATGGATCGCTTGGCCGTCCGCCAAGGCTGGCAGGTAGCATTTAGCGATGCCACCCATATACGCGTGCAGTTGAAATAA
- the queC gene encoding 7-cyano-7-deazaguanine synthase QueC, with the protein MSNKPKAVVLVSGGMDSAVVLAMANAQGFDCAALSVQYGQRHVSELDAARRVANGLGAIEHKVVGIDLRSIGGSSLTADIEVPTDDDGHVIGESIPSTYVPARNTLMLSAALGWAEVLGARDIFCGVNAVDYSGYPDCRPEFIAAFEALANVATKAGVEGTRFKIHAPLMTLSKADIAREGVRLGVDFSQTVSCYKADAQGRACGHCDACKLRAEGFAAAGIPDPTHYAI; encoded by the coding sequence ATGAGCAACAAACCCAAGGCAGTGGTGTTGGTTTCAGGTGGCATGGATTCCGCCGTGGTGTTGGCGATGGCCAATGCCCAAGGCTTCGACTGCGCGGCATTGAGCGTTCAATACGGTCAGCGCCATGTCTCCGAGCTGGATGCCGCGCGCCGCGTGGCCAATGGCTTGGGTGCGATCGAACACAAAGTGGTCGGCATTGATTTGCGTAGCATCGGCGGCTCGTCATTGACGGCCGATATCGAGGTGCCGACGGACGACGACGGACACGTGATCGGCGAATCGATTCCGAGCACCTACGTGCCGGCACGTAACACCCTGATGCTGAGCGCCGCGCTCGGCTGGGCAGAGGTGTTGGGTGCGCGTGACATCTTTTGCGGCGTCAACGCGGTCGACTATTCGGGCTATCCGGATTGCCGCCCGGAATTCATCGCCGCCTTTGAAGCACTGGCCAATGTCGCTACCAAGGCGGGCGTTGAAGGCACCCGATTCAAAATTCATGCGCCGCTGATGACCCTGTCCAAGGCCGACATTGCCCGCGAAGGCGTGCGACTGGGTGTGGATTTTTCACAAACGGTGAGCTGCTACAAGGCCGATGCACAAGGTCGGGCCTGTGGTCATTGCGACGCCTGCAAATTGCGGGCGGAGGGATTTGCCGCCGCCGGCATTCCGGACCCTACCCACTACGCGATCTGA
- the queE gene encoding 7-carboxy-7-deazaguanine synthase QueE, which translates to MNAVLEPVAVSPTRLRITEIFLSLQGEARDAGWPTVFVRLTGCPLRCTYCDTAYAFHGGEWQEIDDILATVRGHGVRHVCVTGGEPLAQKRCVQLLGKLCDAGYVVSLETSGAIDIADVDTRVSRIVDIKTPGSGEVERNLWSNMALLTPNDQVKFVICSREDFDWAADIVRTQNLAEKCDVLFSPSYAQIAPADLAQWIIDARLPVKFQMQLHKALWGEAQGR; encoded by the coding sequence ATGAACGCTGTCCTCGAGCCCGTCGCCGTATCGCCCACGCGGCTGCGCATCACCGAAATTTTTCTCTCCTTGCAAGGCGAGGCACGCGATGCCGGCTGGCCCACGGTTTTCGTGCGGCTCACCGGCTGCCCGCTGCGTTGTACCTACTGCGACACCGCCTATGCCTTCCATGGTGGCGAGTGGCAAGAGATCGACGACATTTTGGCGACCGTGCGTGGCCACGGCGTGCGGCATGTCTGTGTGACCGGCGGCGAGCCCTTGGCGCAAAAACGCTGCGTGCAATTGCTCGGGAAGTTGTGCGACGCAGGTTACGTGGTCTCGCTCGAAACCTCGGGTGCCATCGACATCGCCGACGTCGATACGCGCGTATCGCGCATCGTCGATATCAAAACACCGGGTTCCGGTGAGGTGGAACGCAACCTGTGGTCGAACATGGCCTTGTTGACGCCGAACGACCAAGTCAAATTCGTGATTTGCAGCCGTGAAGATTTCGATTGGGCGGCAGATATCGTGCGAACGCAGAATCTTGCTGAAAAATGTGATGTGTTGTTCTCGCCGAGCTACGCACAAATCGCTCCGGCGGATCTTGCGCAATGGATTATCGATGCGCGCTTGCCGGTGAAATTCCAAATGCAATTGCACAAAGCACTCTGGGGCGAGGCGCAAGGCCGATGA
- the ybgF gene encoding tol-pal system protein YbgF, which produces MRSLMFLGMLVLATPVFAQRQSLAERVAAIEQKQAEDPARLELVQQVNVLREEVRQLRGEIEELRNADAQARESSRNQYLDLDGRITRLEGGTPAENPVEPATKEAVKERTKETQSPVVEAAPEPVAATTGNDKADYDASMKMLKAGQYVASARGFRAFLGAYPKSDLAPNAQYWLGESYYATGNYPLAAEQFKAMAAAHPTHNKAGGALLKLGMSQAEMKQMTQAKATWKQVVQKYAGSDAAKQAQAKLNSK; this is translated from the coding sequence ATGCGTTCCTTGATGTTTCTCGGCATGTTGGTGCTGGCAACGCCGGTCTTTGCCCAACGGCAAAGCTTGGCGGAGCGCGTTGCTGCGATCGAGCAGAAGCAGGCAGAAGATCCGGCCCGGTTGGAATTGGTGCAGCAGGTGAACGTGCTGCGTGAAGAGGTCCGGCAGTTGCGCGGCGAGATCGAAGAGCTGCGCAATGCCGACGCCCAAGCGCGCGAAAGTTCACGCAACCAATATCTGGATTTGGACGGTCGTATCACCCGATTGGAAGGCGGTACACCGGCCGAAAACCCGGTCGAGCCTGCTACCAAGGAAGCGGTCAAGGAACGGACCAAAGAAACCCAGTCGCCCGTCGTCGAGGCTGCCCCCGAGCCGGTGGCGGCCACCACCGGCAACGACAAGGCGGATTACGACGCCAGCATGAAGATGTTGAAGGCCGGCCAATACGTGGCGTCCGCGCGGGGTTTCCGGGCATTTCTTGGGGCGTATCCGAAATCAGATCTGGCCCCCAACGCCCAGTACTGGTTGGGCGAGAGCTATTACGCAACCGGCAACTACCCCTTGGCCGCCGAGCAATTCAAGGCCATGGCGGCCGCACACCCCACGCATAACAAGGCCGGCGGGGCCTTGCTCAAGCTCGGTATGAGCCAGGCCGAAATGAAGCAGATGACGCAGGCCAAGGCCACCTGGAAGCAAGTGGTGCAGAAATACGCAGGCAGTGACGCGGCGAAACAGGCGCAGGCCAAGCTCAACAGCAAATAA
- the pal gene encoding peptidoglycan-associated lipoprotein Pal, whose product MTSKIYPVLIIAACLAATACSGKKTKPAEGPVVVDDNANANNQQGNTGSTAPLGAYTPADLDRDTCLRNRVVYFDLDSDITKPEFQSAIGCHAKYLSDRPTARLKLDGHTDERGSNEYNLALGERRAKSVRQAMSAMGASSGQIEFTSYGEEAPTCRTPDESCWSKNRRVEINYVTP is encoded by the coding sequence ATGACTTCCAAGATTTATCCCGTTTTGATCATCGCCGCCTGTCTCGCCGCGACCGCTTGTTCCGGCAAGAAAACCAAGCCGGCGGAAGGCCCGGTGGTGGTTGACGACAACGCCAATGCGAACAACCAACAAGGCAATACCGGCTCGACCGCACCGCTCGGCGCCTACACGCCGGCCGATCTGGATCGCGACACCTGCTTGCGCAATCGCGTCGTCTACTTCGATTTGGATTCGGACATCACCAAGCCGGAATTCCAATCCGCCATCGGTTGCCATGCGAAATATCTGAGCGATCGCCCGACCGCACGTTTGAAACTCGACGGACATACCGACGAACGCGGTAGCAACGAATACAACTTGGCCTTGGGTGAGCGTCGTGCCAAAAGCGTTCGCCAAGCGATGAGCGCGATGGGTGCGTCCAGCGGCCAAATCGAATTCACCAGCTACGGCGAAGAAGCACCGACCTGCCGCACGCCGGATGAGTCCTGCTGGTCGAAGAACCGTCGCGTGGAAATCAACTACGTCACGCCGTGA
- the tolB gene encoding Tol-Pal system beta propeller repeat protein TolB has product MKRTLSLAVLFMAATGAHAQQNPQVDLIGGRDEALPIAVVPFGGSAGETDVSAVVAADLNRSGQFKPMPVANMPQRPVNGSDIDFKAWQDAGQDYILIGRASGGLRVEYELFDVSTQQRVLGFAKTSSANAARDIAHQIADDVYLKVTGKPGAFWTRLAFIQSSGVGKGARFSLAIADADGYNVRVLDSSNQPLMSPAWSPDGSKIAYVSFASGNSEVKVRNVDGGGETTLASYKGVNAAPAFSTDGSRVFVSLSKDGDPDIYVIGAGGGGATRLTQQLGIDTSPAVASDGVYFTSDRGGRPQVYHMSANGGSASRVTFQGEYNADPAVSMDGKVIAVSQGTGGAYRIAVMDKDKPGAQWNVVSSGSLDSSPTVAPNGSMVAYSSREGAGDALHVSAANGRVKERLPVSGRDPAWSNLRKNSP; this is encoded by the coding sequence ATGAAGCGTACCTTGTCTCTCGCTGTGCTTTTCATGGCGGCAACCGGTGCCCATGCCCAGCAAAACCCGCAAGTGGATCTGATAGGCGGACGTGATGAAGCGCTCCCGATCGCCGTTGTACCGTTCGGCGGCAGTGCCGGCGAGACCGATGTTTCTGCCGTCGTGGCGGCCGACTTGAACCGTTCCGGCCAATTCAAGCCGATGCCGGTGGCCAACATGCCGCAGCGCCCGGTCAATGGCAGCGATATCGATTTCAAGGCATGGCAAGACGCCGGCCAAGACTACATTTTGATCGGCCGCGCCAGTGGCGGCCTGCGCGTGGAATACGAACTGTTCGACGTCTCGACGCAGCAGCGCGTGCTCGGTTTTGCCAAGACTTCCTCCGCCAATGCGGCGCGCGACATCGCACACCAAATCGCCGATGACGTGTACCTGAAAGTGACCGGGAAACCTGGTGCGTTCTGGACCCGCCTGGCCTTCATTCAATCCAGCGGCGTCGGCAAAGGCGCGCGTTTCAGCCTGGCCATCGCCGATGCCGACGGTTACAACGTGCGTGTATTGGATTCTTCCAACCAGCCGTTGATGTCTCCGGCATGGAGTCCGGATGGCAGCAAGATCGCCTATGTCTCGTTCGCGAGCGGCAACAGCGAAGTGAAGGTCCGAAATGTGGACGGCGGCGGCGAAACCACGTTGGCCTCCTACAAAGGCGTCAATGCGGCACCGGCGTTCTCGACGGACGGTTCGCGTGTGTTCGTCTCCTTGTCCAAGGACGGCGATCCTGACATTTATGTCATCGGCGCGGGTGGCGGTGGTGCCACGCGTCTGACGCAGCAATTGGGGATTGATACCAGTCCGGCCGTGGCGTCGGATGGCGTGTATTTCACCTCCGACCGCGGCGGCCGTCCGCAGGTCTATCACATGAGTGCGAACGGCGGCAGCGCCTCGCGGGTGACATTCCAAGGCGAATACAACGCGGATCCCGCTGTGTCGATGGATGGCAAAGTGATCGCGGTAAGCCAGGGCACCGGTGGTGCCTATCGCATCGCGGTGATGGACAAAGACAAGCCGGGTGCACAGTGGAACGTGGTGTCATCCGGCAGCTTGGATTCGTCGCCGACGGTGGCGCCGAATGGCAGCATGGTCGCCTACAGTTCACGAGAGGGCGCAGGTGATGCGCTCCACGTTTCCGCCGCCAATGGCCGCGTGAAAGAACGTTTGCCGGTGTCGGGTCGTGACCCCGCTTGGTCGAACCTGCGAAAAAATTCTCCCTGA
- a CDS encoding cell envelope integrity protein TolA: MKGRRNDTFRGTAMSVLLHGLILAALLFSWHSVKKTESAGGDAGIDASMVKFGDLPSDLQSAITGAPQPMAGEPLPAPQETPEPEAVVSEEMPTPLPETIPEPEPEPAPAVEKPVQTPAPVLEKPVVKKPLETKVAKAAPEKQAKAPAAKPVTKPVEKSTTQKPQTQPTGAAKARAEAMARMRAEQLKDIEGGGAATTSGNPKGQSSTGTKSSVGKGDASGSTSGNQKRWLDAVAKAIERQWLRPDGIPKDQACPIRIRIIPGGEVISASVQPACPYSAAAKQSVHDAVMKASPLPFKGFENDYARDFTVNFYPSK, from the coding sequence ATGAAAGGCAGGCGGAATGACACGTTTCGCGGTACCGCGATGTCGGTGTTGTTGCACGGACTCATTTTGGCGGCGCTGCTTTTCTCTTGGCATTCGGTGAAGAAAACCGAGAGCGCGGGCGGCGATGCCGGCATCGATGCGAGCATGGTGAAGTTCGGCGACCTCCCTTCGGACTTGCAGTCAGCCATCACCGGGGCGCCGCAGCCCATGGCGGGCGAACCGCTGCCGGCACCGCAGGAGACGCCCGAGCCCGAGGCGGTGGTGTCCGAAGAGATGCCCACGCCTTTGCCTGAAACGATACCGGAACCGGAACCCGAGCCCGCGCCAGCAGTGGAGAAGCCGGTGCAAACACCGGCACCCGTGTTGGAAAAACCCGTGGTGAAGAAACCGCTCGAAACCAAAGTTGCCAAAGCGGCGCCGGAGAAACAGGCAAAAGCGCCCGCCGCCAAGCCGGTCACAAAACCTGTGGAGAAATCCACGACGCAAAAGCCGCAAACCCAACCGACCGGCGCCGCCAAAGCACGTGCCGAGGCGATGGCGCGCATGCGTGCGGAACAATTGAAGGATATCGAGGGCGGTGGTGCGGCAACGACGTCCGGTAATCCGAAGGGTCAGTCGAGCACCGGCACCAAGTCTTCGGTGGGCAAAGGCGATGCTTCCGGTAGTACTTCGGGCAATCAGAAACGTTGGTTGGATGCCGTGGCAAAAGCCATCGAACGGCAATGGTTGCGACCCGACGGGATTCCCAAAGACCAGGCCTGTCCGATTCGCATTCGCATCATTCCGGGTGGCGAAGTGATTTCCGCCAGTGTGCAACCGGCGTGCCCGTATTCAGCTGCGGCGAAACAAAGCGTGCACGACGCGGTGATGAAAGCGAGTCCGTTGCCGTTCAAGGGTTTCGAGAACGATTACGCGCGGGATTTCACCGTGAATTTCTATCCGTCCAAGTAA
- a CDS encoding ExbD/TolR family protein, with the protein MAVRHTRRRKRALKADINVVPYIDVMLVLLIIFMATAPLLNLGVNVDLPQSKASTIKTDTKPAIVSVNAAGELFLTADTLRNTPLSREDLVAQVSAFAKAHPDAPVYVAADGTASYQTVYDVLSLLQSEAHVAKAGLMSIPSQTKAP; encoded by the coding sequence ATGGCTGTTCGTCACACACGCAGGCGTAAACGTGCGTTGAAGGCCGACATCAACGTGGTGCCTTACATCGATGTGATGTTGGTGCTGTTGATTATTTTCATGGCAACCGCACCGCTGTTGAACTTGGGCGTGAATGTGGATTTGCCGCAGTCCAAAGCCAGCACCATTAAGACCGATACCAAGCCCGCGATCGTCAGCGTCAATGCAGCGGGCGAGTTGTTCCTGACTGCCGATACCCTGCGCAACACGCCGCTATCGCGAGAAGATCTGGTGGCGCAGGTGTCGGCATTTGCCAAAGCGCATCCGGATGCGCCCGTCTATGTCGCTGCCGATGGCACGGCGAGTTATCAAACGGTGTATGACGTGCTGTCCTTGCTGCAGTCGGAAGCGCATGTGGCCAAGGCCGGATTGATGAGCATTCCCTCGCAAACCAAGGCGCCATGA
- the tolQ gene encoding protein TolQ: protein MSGLSLQEVVDTVLPAQGPVSDEGIDFVQLILHASLPVQLVMGILLFVSIASWAIIFRKKRVIDRAMNEAEAFEERFWSGADLARLQADAERKGDARMGMESIFEAGMREYRRLLQQRGNVDSRMQIEAAQRAMRATTARELDGLEHNLEFLANVGSISPYIGLFGTVWGIMISFQGLAKLKEATIATVAPGISEALIATAMGLFAAIPAVWAYNRYATRVERIASRYDTFAEEFSSILQRHSPLPD from the coding sequence ATGAGTGGATTGAGTTTGCAGGAAGTGGTTGACACGGTGCTGCCGGCGCAGGGGCCGGTCTCTGATGAGGGCATCGATTTCGTGCAACTCATTTTGCATGCCTCGCTCCCGGTGCAGTTGGTGATGGGCATCTTGCTGTTCGTGTCCATTGCGTCCTGGGCGATCATCTTTCGCAAAAAACGCGTGATAGATCGCGCCATGAATGAAGCCGAGGCGTTTGAAGAACGCTTTTGGTCCGGTGCGGATTTGGCCCGTTTGCAGGCAGACGCCGAGCGCAAAGGGGATGCACGCATGGGCATGGAATCGATTTTCGAGGCCGGCATGCGTGAATATCGCCGTTTGCTGCAGCAACGCGGCAACGTCGACAGCCGCATGCAAATCGAAGCGGCGCAACGCGCGATGCGTGCCACCACGGCGCGCGAATTGGATGGCCTCGAGCACAATCTCGAATTTCTGGCCAACGTCGGTTCCATCAGTCCCTATATCGGCTTGTTCGGCACGGTGTGGGGCATCATGATTTCCTTCCAAGGCTTGGCCAAATTGAAAGAGGCCACGATCGCCACGGTGGCGCCCGGGATTTCCGAAGCCTTGATTGCCACCGCCATGGGCTTGTTCGCGGCCATTCCTGCGGTGTGGGCGTACAACCGCTACGCCACACGCGTCGAGCGCATCGCCTCGCGTTACGACACCTTCGCCGAAGAGTTCTCTTCAATTCTTCAGCGTCACTCGCCGCTGCCGGACTGA